CTCTCTGCGGCTTCTCCACCAGTGGCAAACAGACAGGAGTGTTGCTGAGCGCCCAGTAGGTCTTGTCACTTCTCATCCCCAGAGTCCAGTAGCCTCTTTCAGGGTTCAGCATGCTGCCCCCTTTTCTGTTGACAGACTCAAGCCCAACTCCAACATCCCACTCCGTCTTCCCTTTTACTTGAACCTCATAGTAGAATCTGCCAGAGGAGAAACCCTCCTTTCCCAAGACACTTACACCTGGGTAAAATCTCTCAGGGTTGTCAGGAAGGCCGAGTGCCATGTCGCCATGAAAGACTTGCTTCTTGTTTTCAGAGAGCACCAGTTTAGGATGAGCTGTATCAGGGTCCAGCGTTACATCCACAGCACACTGTTGAGCCCTCCGGAATTCAATCCCACACAGCCTCTTCACCTCCCTTTGTACAGTCTCCTCTAGCTGCGTCGCTACTCTCCTGACTGCTCTCCTCACCATGCCCACGTACACAGCACTTTCTACATCAGTGCAAGAGCGGTCTTTGGTAGCTGGCAGTGTGGAGAAAGCTGGAAAGCGGTGGAGAAGGTAAAAGTCGTCTTCAGTCCGCGACAGCTGCTCCAGCTCTGCGCTTGTGTGCCTCAGCTCATCAATCTCCTGCTGTAGCTCCGTGATGATTCCACCGGCCCTGCTCTCAGCTTGTCTCTGCTTTGCACTGATCAGCTCCGCCACCTCAGCTTGGCCTCTCTGGATAAGGTGCAGCAGTTTGGTGAAAACCTGCAAACTCTCCTCAGTCTCTCTTTCCGAGTTTCCCCTGCTGAGCTTCACACTTTCATCAATCTTGCAGATTTTCTGCCATCGACGGTGGATCGTTTTTTCCACCTCTTTGCATATCTTTCCAATTTGAGCTCTCTTGCCACGGCTCTCCTCCTCGATAGGAACGGCGCGATGAGCCTCGTGGTCTCTCTCGACGCAGAGCTGGCACACATATGTCTGGTCGGTGTCGCAAAACAGCTTCAGGAGTTTCTCGTGCTTCGTACACACTCTGTCGTGCATGTTCATTGTGGGATTAATCAAGCGGTGCTTTTTGAAAGTGCCCAGCATATGATGGGGCTCCAGATGAGTCTCACAGAAAGAGGCCAAACAGTCGAGACAGGATTTAAAAGCCTCGACTCTTTCCGCagcacacacatcacatgaaaCGTTTCCTTCCTGGCCTGAACGCTGCTCCTCTTCACCTTTATCTCTTTTCTCCAGTGACTCCTTGAACAGAGAGGCCACCTCAGAGATTAAGGTGTTAACCTTGAGCTCAGGCCTCTTGGAGAATTTCTGCTTGCACACGGGGCACTGCGACAACTTAGCACTCTGCCAGTATCCTTGTATGCACTCCCTGCAGAAGTTGTGTCCACAAGGAGTGGAGACGGGCTGGTTGAACAAATCCAGACAGATTGGGCAAAGAAAGTGCTCCTTTGACAGCAcagtgccagcagcagcagcagccataactgaaaaagaaaagcaggtgGGATTTTAGGGAATATGTTGTCTCTGTTCCTTTTCATGTATGGAGTTAAATATTTGTTGTCAGCCACACAAAACATACAACTACAAAGAAGGACTGTTTGGACATtatactaaaataaaataaaatagtgcaTTAGAAAGTTATCTTGTCTCATAAGCCATTATCATattaaaatcaaacacagcACATCTCTGTTAGTGTCCCCTTAGGTAAACATGATCACTACACTTTAGGACAGACACATTCATAAGTTAACATGATAAAACATTGAAAGAGATAACTCACCTTGTTTTCATGGAGTGTAGCACGGAGAGGAGAAGAGCGTCTGAGTGGCTTGACATGGTGTCACTGCTACTTCAGGTTCTATTTTTTCTTGTGCCACGACATGCCATGTTGGTGATCTCTACTTACCACTGAGATGATGCTAAACATAGCTTCACTGGTCCTCCCCAATAACATTCCCAGATCTCTGTGACTGAACCAACCACATGCAtgtcctctgtgtttttgtttgcatgcCACGAGTTCATCAGCATCAATTGAAcagtaaacacaaaacacttgaAAAGTACTTTAAAAGCGTCAGGTGTACTCAATACTATTGTAACACATATTGTAACAGCAGGGTTTCAAATAATTACAGACTACTGTAGATAGTCAACTAAAATATCTACACACACTGGCCCCTTTATTAGGAACAATGATTCAACGGTTTGTTTATGcaactataaataaatatcaattcGATTCCAGcaatgtagacatggtcaagacgatTTGCCGA
This genomic interval from Solea solea chromosome 2, fSolSol10.1, whole genome shotgun sequence contains the following:
- the LOC131455533 gene encoding E3 ubiquitin-protein ligase TRIM11-like; the encoded protein is MAAAAAGTVLSKEHFLCPICLDLFNQPVSTPCGHNFCRECIQGYWQSAKLSQCPVCKQKFSKRPELKVNTLISEVASLFKESLEKRDKGEEEQRSGQEGNVSCDVCAAERVEAFKSCLDCLASFCETHLEPHHMLGTFKKHRLINPTMNMHDRVCTKHEKLLKLFCDTDQTYVCQLCVERDHEAHRAVPIEEESRGKRAQIGKICKEVEKTIHRRWQKICKIDESVKLSRGNSERETEESLQVFTKLLHLIQRGQAEVAELISAKQRQAESRAGGIITELQQEIDELRHTSAELEQLSRTEDDFYLLHRFPAFSTLPATKDRSCTDVESAVYVGMVRRAVRRVATQLEETVQREVKRLCGIEFRRAQQCAVDVTLDPDTAHPKLVLSENKKQVFHGDMALGLPDNPERFYPGVSVLGKEGFSSGRFYYEVQVKGKTEWDVGVGLESVNRKGGSMLNPERGYWTLGMRSDKTYWALSNTPVCLPLVEKPQRVGVFVDLEWGQVSFYNADSGSHIYSFTGYSFKERLFPYFNPRRNHGGMNSAPLIIPPVKVSA